The Thalassotalea nanhaiensis genome has a window encoding:
- a CDS encoding FAD-dependent oxidoreductase: MKKTDVSNYDHYMKVVDCQQACPAHTPVPEYIRLIADKRYTDAYMLNWQSNVFPGVLGRVCDRPCEPACRRGRVEEEPVAICRLKRVTADYKDDITERLPKVPSENNGKHIALIGAGPASLTVARDLLPLGYRISIFDRDFKGGGMMRSQIPAFRLPETVLDEEIDYILNMGAETHFGTPITSLHKLLQSNYDAIFVGTGAPKGRALNIPGYEEAKAQIAIGIDWLSNVSFGHNDSAPKRVVVLGGGNTAMDCCRTAKRLGATDVKVIVRSSYEAMKASPWEKEDAKAESIDIIVNHTPKEFVIENGKLKGVLFDEVESFYDRGGKRVLKNTGKTLLAECDLVLVAIGQDTSFPWIERDIGLDFNDWDQPCLNDATLQSSIEKVFFGGDAAYGPENIITAVAHGHKAAISIDLFCQGKTPTKRPDSKFNLVSQKMGMHEWSYTNIIDHDNRNLVPHISWEEAVKELATEVELGFDEKLALEEASRCLNCDVQTVFTESTCIECSACEDICPTDCINFIADIKDTNTPEQELLKGKLKVDKATDEQDYFISDNLKTGNIMVKDEDMCLHCGLCAERCPTGAWDMQKLTLDNIEATIK, from the coding sequence TTGAAAAAGACTGATGTATCAAACTACGACCATTACATGAAAGTAGTTGATTGCCAACAAGCCTGCCCCGCTCACACACCTGTTCCTGAGTACATCCGCCTCATTGCTGACAAACGCTACACCGATGCTTATATGCTTAATTGGCAATCTAATGTTTTCCCAGGCGTTTTAGGACGAGTATGTGACCGACCTTGCGAGCCAGCCTGTAGGCGTGGCAGAGTCGAAGAAGAGCCTGTTGCCATCTGTCGGTTAAAACGCGTAACCGCTGACTATAAAGATGATATTACCGAACGACTACCAAAAGTCCCCAGTGAAAATAATGGCAAACATATAGCCCTAATTGGCGCTGGACCCGCATCATTAACTGTCGCCAGAGATTTACTACCCTTAGGCTATCGTATATCGATTTTTGATCGCGATTTTAAAGGCGGAGGTATGATGCGTAGTCAAATACCCGCCTTTAGATTACCTGAAACTGTACTTGATGAAGAAATTGATTACATCCTTAATATGGGTGCTGAAACTCACTTTGGCACGCCAATTACCAGCCTGCATAAGCTATTACAAAGTAATTATGATGCGATATTTGTTGGCACTGGCGCCCCTAAAGGTCGTGCGTTAAACATTCCCGGTTACGAAGAAGCCAAAGCACAAATTGCCATTGGCATTGATTGGTTATCAAATGTCAGTTTTGGCCATAATGATTCGGCCCCCAAGCGAGTTGTGGTCCTCGGTGGCGGTAACACCGCGATGGATTGTTGTCGTACTGCAAAAAGACTTGGCGCAACAGATGTAAAAGTTATTGTGCGCTCAAGTTATGAAGCAATGAAAGCATCGCCCTGGGAAAAAGAAGATGCTAAAGCCGAAAGTATCGACATTATCGTTAACCATACCCCAAAAGAATTTGTTATTGAAAATGGTAAGTTAAAAGGCGTACTTTTTGACGAAGTTGAATCGTTTTATGACAGAGGCGGTAAACGCGTACTCAAAAACACTGGAAAAACATTATTAGCCGAGTGTGATTTAGTCTTAGTTGCAATAGGACAAGACACGTCTTTCCCATGGATAGAACGAGATATTGGTTTAGATTTTAATGACTGGGATCAACCTTGTTTAAATGACGCAACGTTGCAATCGAGTATTGAAAAAGTGTTTTTTGGTGGCGACGCAGCTTACGGTCCGGAAAACATCATTACCGCCGTAGCCCATGGTCATAAAGCCGCTATTTCTATCGATTTATTTTGCCAAGGTAAAACTCCTACCAAAAGACCAGACAGTAAGTTCAATCTTGTCAGCCAAAAAATGGGCATGCATGAGTGGAGCTATACCAATATTATCGATCACGATAACCGCAATCTTGTACCGCATATTAGTTGGGAGGAAGCTGTTAAAGAGCTGGCAACAGAAGTTGAACTTGGTTTTGATGAAAAATTAGCGTTAGAAGAAGCCAGTCGGTGTTTAAATTGTGATGTGCAAACAGTATTTACCGAAAGCACCTGTATTGAGTGTTCTGCTTGTGAAGATATTTGCCCAACTGATTGCATCAACTTTATTGCTGATATAAAAGATACCAACACGCCTGAACAAGAGCTGTTAAAAGGTAAGTTAAAAGTTGATAAAGCAACAGATGAACAAGATTATTTTATTTCGGACAACCTCAAAACCGGCAATATTATGGTGAAAGATGAAGACATGTGCCTACATTGTGGTTTGTGTGCAGAGCGCTGCCCTACCGGGGCATGGGACATGCAAAAACTTACCCTTGATAACATAGAGGCGACAATAAAATGA
- a CDS encoding 2-oxoacid:acceptor oxidoreductase subunit alpha, whose protein sequence is MINNNTSTVNTKTSINDFVVKFANTNGTGSASANNMFAKAIMRMGIPVSAKNIFPSNIQGAPTWYEVRINEDEFLGRRGGQTEIIVAMNAQSFVADIKDVAPGGYLLFDSSKQIPEQLLRDDINYLGIPISAICLKEFQNPRQRQLFKNVIYVGALAALLDIEFGVLKTLVGDQFKGKEKLITPNVYALELGFQYATNHFSCPLNYRVERRDLIGNRIMVDGNTGSGLGAVYGGATVVGWYPITPSTSVVEKFASYCQRLRIDPATGKKNFAIVQAEDELAAIGMAIGAGWNGARSFTATSGPGISLMAEFLGLAYFAEIPVVLINIQRAGPSTGMPTRTQQSDVLACAYASHGDTKHVLLFPDSPAECFEHSALAFDLSDRLQTPVIIMSDLDLGMNDHLSAPFIWNDKQKYDLGKVLSIRELDNMESFGRYRDVDGDGICYRTLPGTHPNKGAFFTRGTSRNKDAVYSEKSADYVENMERLQRKFATAATLIPKAEISTGLQSTQIGLIYYGTTTQAISETKHLLQKQGIPVDSMRIKGFPFGSEVEKFIEQHEQVFVIEQNRDGQMKTLLSTELNIDPNRLASVLCFDGLSITANQISSDIIHVIEQQIPNQEVV, encoded by the coding sequence ATGATTAACAATAATACCTCTACAGTAAACACGAAAACATCGATTAACGATTTTGTGGTCAAATTTGCCAATACTAACGGTACTGGCTCAGCCAGTGCTAATAACATGTTTGCGAAAGCAATTATGCGCATGGGAATACCGGTTAGTGCTAAAAATATCTTCCCTTCAAATATACAAGGTGCACCAACATGGTATGAGGTGCGTATTAATGAAGATGAATTTTTAGGCCGTCGCGGTGGACAAACAGAAATAATTGTCGCCATGAATGCCCAAAGTTTTGTCGCAGATATAAAAGACGTCGCCCCTGGTGGCTATTTACTCTTTGATTCTTCTAAACAAATTCCAGAGCAATTATTAAGAGATGATATAAATTATCTTGGCATACCAATATCAGCTATATGTTTAAAAGAGTTCCAAAATCCAAGACAGCGACAATTATTCAAAAATGTAATTTATGTTGGTGCCTTAGCAGCATTGCTCGATATTGAATTTGGTGTGTTAAAAACCTTAGTTGGCGATCAGTTTAAAGGTAAAGAGAAGCTTATTACGCCAAATGTTTATGCGTTAGAGCTTGGCTTTCAATATGCAACTAACCACTTTTCTTGTCCGTTAAATTATAGAGTCGAACGCCGAGATCTTATTGGCAATAGAATTATGGTAGACGGCAATACTGGCTCGGGATTAGGTGCAGTTTATGGAGGCGCAACGGTTGTGGGTTGGTACCCTATTACTCCTTCTACCTCTGTCGTTGAAAAGTTTGCCAGTTACTGTCAGCGTTTAAGAATTGACCCGGCAACAGGTAAGAAAAATTTTGCCATTGTACAAGCAGAAGATGAATTAGCTGCAATAGGTATGGCAATTGGAGCCGGTTGGAATGGCGCTCGTTCATTTACCGCAACAAGTGGGCCTGGAATATCTTTAATGGCTGAATTTTTAGGATTGGCCTATTTCGCTGAAATCCCTGTGGTGTTAATCAATATACAACGCGCGGGTCCCTCAACAGGAATGCCAACAAGAACACAGCAATCTGATGTGTTAGCTTGTGCATACGCTTCTCATGGCGATACAAAACATGTTCTGTTGTTCCCAGACTCGCCAGCAGAGTGTTTTGAACACAGTGCCCTAGCCTTTGATTTAAGCGATAGGTTGCAAACACCGGTGATCATCATGAGCGATTTAGACCTCGGTATGAACGATCATTTATCTGCACCATTTATTTGGAATGACAAACAAAAATACGATTTAGGCAAAGTCTTATCTATTCGAGAGTTAGATAATATGGAAAGTTTCGGCCGCTATCGTGATGTTGATGGTGATGGCATATGTTATCGAACGCTACCGGGTACTCACCCTAATAAAGGCGCATTCTTTACCCGAGGAACATCAAGAAACAAAGATGCCGTATATTCAGAAAAATCCGCTGACTATGTAGAGAATATGGAACGTTTGCAGCGAAAATTTGCCACTGCCGCGACCTTAATCCCTAAAGCGGAAATATCAACAGGACTGCAAAGTACGCAAATAGGTCTAATTTACTATGGCACAACAACTCAGGCGATTAGCGAAACAAAGCACCTACTGCAAAAACAGGGAATTCCTGTAGATTCAATGCGTATTAAAGGTTTCCCTTTTGGTTCAGAAGTAGAAAAATTTATAGAGCAGCATGAACAAGTCTTTGTTATTGAGCAAAATCGTGATGGCCAGATGAAAACGCTACTCTCTACTGAGTTAAATATAGATCCTAATCGCTTAGCTTCGGTGCTGTGT